In Papaver somniferum cultivar HN1 chromosome 1, ASM357369v1, whole genome shotgun sequence, a genomic segment contains:
- the LOC113286374 gene encoding uncharacterized protein LOC113286374 has translation MLYMLPEKKYLVQFDLKSAAVSAQVIELPCPGYKTGLIGNSRGVLYYLNYDEEFRLSMWQFDYHGTSGSFWELKHCICIDDLLDTNQAIWHTLHVPEPLPCRLFEPYGVHPLSDIIFLGLQGRVYSYHLGSHKCELVWKPERVLSWSNAFIYAFSYSYVNVKDFRKADHGLLSLTSITNDTKEENASHDDTADHLRR, from the exons ATGTTATACATGTTACCTGAGAAAAAGTATCTTGTTCAGTTCGACCTCAAATCAGCAGCAGTGTCAGCTCAAGTCATAGAACTTCCATGCCCAGGCTATAAGACTGGATTGATTGGAAATTCTAGAGGTGTTCTGTATTATTTGAATTACGACGAGGAATTTAGATTATCAATGTGGCAGTTTGATTATCATGGCACAAGTGGAAGTTTTTGGGAGTTGAAGCACTGCATCTGCATTGATGACTTGTTGGATACAAATCAAGCTATCTGGCATACATTGCATGTGCCTGAACCCCTGCCTTGTCGTCTATTTGAGCCATATGGTGTTCACCCACTATCTGACATTATTTTTCTTGGATTACAAGGAAGGGTGTACAGTTATCACCTTGGAAGTCATAAGTGCGAACTTGTATGGAAGCCAGAAAGAGTTCTTAGTTGGAGCAATGCTTTTATTTATGCTTTCTCATATAGTTATGTTAATGTGAAAGATTTTCGCAAGGCAGATCATGGTCTCCTGTCTTT AACGAGTATAACAAATGATACGAAAGAGGAAAATGCATCTCATGATGACACAGCAGATCATCTTCGGAGATGA